The Ignavibacteriota bacterium genome contains a region encoding:
- a CDS encoding T9SS type A sorting domain-containing protein, translated as MKFQLPSVFHVSHFSRAVILATLLPLAFTVQTRAQTSRIRVTNDVYTHHVTRVGAADVFVVDGIAPDADGPVRRPVRRIRFAEAPEGAVVALRAVEYGASYKAWPYYGARYVLQADSSLAAVHIRREAPSSDTGVSILSQRLTYEDGVLRPEVEVPLLDFDAARGETRWVRTYEFEYVFAAGPAGSLPAPTARGPYRAQPFIRRSADLDTSGAWIDRGAEALRFDIRTDGIVRIDAAWLRAAGVDPASINPAGVRLVKRGTEIPLHAVGLDDGSFGDQDAFFFYGKRRYDDGGYRFVPADPDDPCPQYINKYGDSSAYWLFLGTASGRRAQVIAAPAVPPRDTVNWAFELVHHEADNYLFAVSTDPVRQQVNAWTADKTWFETWLGIGKASFAFQADNVRSGPRARIWQKSGSWTAPTSFTPNHRVTVALNGGPVLDSVVYNVNRQGLVVARGSGTDIKNGENLLDVRNVKFYEGDNALYLDWFDVEYPRHLVARGPRLDFGVDPDMGSGPALFRITGLSAANPLILRRKGNDVVSLAPVSISATAPFTLVFADTLVAGTQYSVHALDSVPAAPPAQKRVIADLRSTASQAVYLVITARDFLAEAQEYSRFITQSYNVSTRVVAVEDVYDNYSFGQFQPEAIKVFLFDAMNTWTQQTPRYLLLAGDANYNYKNASTPQSFNFVPTYGFPVSDIWFGSFDTLSIEPSLAIGRITAHSGAELLAYRDKHARMLAAPPDVWDKTSLHFSGGTTNIPQEKIDELRRINESVIREAVLPAPYAGNPVHFYKTKTPPTDFGPFTASYVQEKIGEGGIIISYIGHAAIRTWDNTIGDPAQLFNNSGRASLVSDFGCSTSKFADPDGSAFAELFVVPEGTQAIGYIGNAAIGYTSTAAIMPVLFYRSLLREGAPSIGDAHLASKRELLRLYGNSVVNRIAIQSNTLIGDPIARLPVPRAPNLVARAEWVRPGTDIFTNAMDTLAFRIVLANFGTLTPDSVTIVVRDMVAGSARVERRFRRPLPSLYDTLDVSIPGGDVPGAHVLRVMADADSRVDESREDDNTADYPFTVLSTHLQIANVSLVQTADGRPEAVMLNPILNPGDVREVLVEFDTTVSFVSPLLQRLPYQRTTTRIDMPASLPPGARVYWRARLDAPAAEYVGPYSFWNTTARLPFVQRDSAAFATVQRENALLTREGITLAPGARALRVIGSGYNDGNYGTVSLDGRNLLPTTFGRGYYIVILDSVTITPDTIAIYDTYENPGECQRAAAFLQSVPFGKIIAIATMDDPFSYHPSLPAALKGIGSLHADTLLNYDYSYRGNYAIIGRRGAASGTVQEGFNSKFQGRVLLDTSYVVDSDTALVVSPFFGPARRWTTAYLERTPTAATGIAVMVEGQRRDGTIETVLARANPDTLDLSAIDAARYPRLRLAASLIPRPGSTPPVLKGWSAGYVFLPELALNYQSVSISPDSVAQGDPAHLAVSVTNAGESDAAGFVVHVETTGPDNIRRPIAAMPVVSLRSGAWFDTTLTLATAGFSGPQNVAVYVDRDGAVSEQYETNNSFITRLKVQRDTVPPMLTVLFDGQDPPEGDYIRPTPAVLLRLADASPLRVTSPAAFTITLDDSAVSTAGLPFTPMSATGPAELQYTPQLATGEHVFRFNARDESGNPATPDDVVVRVLVDTDGKVLSLVNYPNPFADNTAFVFTLTGEAPPEAIEVKLYTVAGRLIRTIIADPGALRLGQNVLPWDGRDEDGDVIANGVYFYKFITRSNAATREILGRLAKLR; from the coding sequence ATGAAGTTCCAATTACCTTCCGTTTTCCATGTATCACACTTCAGCCGCGCGGTAATTCTTGCCACGCTGTTGCCGCTCGCCTTTACCGTACAGACACGTGCGCAGACCTCGCGGATCCGCGTCACGAACGACGTGTACACGCATCATGTGACACGTGTGGGTGCGGCGGATGTGTTTGTGGTGGACGGTATAGCTCCCGATGCGGATGGACCTGTCCGCCGTCCAGTGCGGCGTATCCGGTTTGCCGAAGCCCCGGAGGGGGCGGTGGTGGCGCTGCGCGCGGTGGAATACGGCGCCTCGTACAAGGCCTGGCCCTACTACGGCGCGCGGTATGTGTTGCAGGCGGATTCCTCCCTGGCGGCGGTCCACATCCGTCGCGAGGCGCCGTCGTCCGACACCGGCGTCTCTATCCTCTCGCAGCGCCTGACATATGAGGACGGTGTGCTGCGGCCCGAGGTCGAAGTGCCGCTGCTGGACTTCGATGCCGCGCGCGGAGAGACGCGTTGGGTGCGCACCTATGAATTCGAGTATGTGTTTGCTGCGGGTCCGGCCGGCTCCCTGCCCGCGCCCACAGCGCGCGGGCCGTACAGGGCGCAGCCCTTCATACGGCGCTCGGCGGATCTCGACACCAGCGGCGCGTGGATCGACCGGGGTGCCGAGGCGCTGCGCTTTGACATCCGCACCGACGGCATCGTTAGAATCGACGCCGCGTGGCTGCGCGCGGCGGGAGTTGATCCCGCGTCAATCAATCCCGCGGGCGTGCGTCTGGTCAAACGCGGCACCGAAATCCCTCTGCATGCCGTGGGCCTCGACGACGGAAGTTTCGGAGATCAGGATGCGTTTTTCTTTTATGGCAAGCGCCGCTACGACGACGGCGGCTACCGCTTTGTGCCCGCCGATCCCGACGATCCTTGTCCGCAGTACATCAACAAGTATGGTGACTCGTCCGCCTACTGGCTCTTTCTCGGAACCGCGTCCGGCCGCCGTGCGCAGGTGATTGCGGCGCCCGCCGTGCCGCCGCGCGACACGGTGAACTGGGCCTTCGAACTTGTGCATCACGAGGCCGACAACTATCTCTTCGCCGTTTCCACCGATCCGGTCCGCCAGCAGGTAAACGCATGGACGGCCGACAAGACGTGGTTCGAAACCTGGCTCGGCATCGGAAAGGCCTCCTTCGCCTTCCAGGCCGACAACGTGCGGAGCGGTCCGCGCGCGCGTATCTGGCAGAAGTCCGGCAGTTGGACCGCGCCCACATCCTTTACCCCGAATCATCGCGTGACGGTGGCGTTGAACGGCGGCCCCGTGCTCGATTCCGTCGTGTACAACGTGAACCGCCAGGGTTTGGTGGTGGCGCGTGGCAGTGGCACCGACATTAAAAACGGCGAGAACCTGCTCGACGTGCGCAACGTCAAATTCTATGAGGGCGACAACGCCCTGTATCTCGACTGGTTCGATGTCGAGTATCCGCGGCATCTCGTTGCGCGCGGTCCGCGCCTCGATTTCGGCGTGGATCCCGACATGGGCTCCGGCCCCGCACTGTTCCGTATCACGGGCCTCTCGGCAGCGAACCCTCTGATCCTCCGCCGAAAGGGGAACGATGTCGTTTCTCTCGCGCCGGTCTCCATCAGCGCCACTGCACCGTTCACCCTGGTGTTTGCCGACACACTGGTCGCGGGTACGCAGTATTCCGTGCACGCACTCGACAGTGTGCCGGCCGCTCCTCCCGCGCAGAAGCGTGTTATCGCCGATCTCCGTTCGACGGCGTCACAGGCGGTGTATCTGGTGATCACAGCGCGCGATTTCCTTGCGGAGGCGCAGGAATATTCGCGCTTCATCACGCAGTCGTACAATGTGAGCACACGTGTTGTGGCCGTGGAGGATGTGTACGATAACTACAGCTTCGGGCAGTTCCAGCCGGAAGCGATAAAGGTGTTCCTCTTCGACGCGATGAACACGTGGACGCAACAGACACCACGCTATCTGCTGCTTGCGGGCGACGCCAATTACAACTACAAAAACGCTTCCACGCCGCAGTCGTTCAACTTTGTGCCGACCTACGGTTTCCCGGTCAGCGACATCTGGTTCGGAAGTTTCGACACGCTCAGCATCGAGCCCTCGCTGGCCATCGGCCGTATCACCGCGCACAGCGGGGCCGAGCTGCTCGCGTATCGCGACAAACACGCGCGTATGCTCGCGGCGCCGCCCGACGTGTGGGACAAGACCTCGCTGCATTTCAGCGGAGGCACAACCAACATCCCGCAGGAGAAAATCGACGAACTGCGGCGTATCAACGAGTCCGTGATTCGCGAGGCCGTGCTACCCGCGCCGTACGCGGGGAATCCCGTGCATTTTTACAAGACCAAGACTCCGCCCACCGATTTTGGTCCCTTCACCGCGTCGTATGTGCAGGAAAAAATCGGCGAAGGCGGCATCATCATTTCGTACATCGGGCACGCGGCCATACGGACCTGGGACAACACCATCGGTGATCCGGCACAGCTTTTCAACAATTCCGGGCGGGCCTCTCTGGTGTCGGATTTCGGCTGCTCGACCAGCAAATTCGCCGATCCCGACGGCAGCGCCTTTGCCGAGCTGTTTGTGGTGCCCGAGGGCACGCAAGCAATCGGGTATATCGGCAATGCGGCCATCGGCTACACGAGCACCGCGGCCATCATGCCCGTCCTGTTCTACCGCTCGCTGCTGCGCGAGGGTGCGCCGTCGATAGGTGATGCGCATCTCGCCTCGAAGCGCGAACTGCTGCGTCTGTACGGCAATTCCGTCGTCAATCGTATCGCGATACAGTCGAACACCCTGATCGGCGATCCCATCGCTCGGCTGCCCGTGCCGCGCGCGCCGAATCTTGTGGCGCGCGCCGAGTGGGTGAGACCGGGGACGGACATCTTCACAAATGCGATGGACACACTCGCCTTCCGCATCGTGCTCGCGAACTTCGGCACATTGACACCGGACTCCGTCACCATCGTCGTGCGCGACATGGTGGCCGGTTCCGCCCGTGTTGAACGCCGTTTCCGCCGTCCGCTTCCCTCGCTGTACGACACGCTCGACGTGTCCATTCCGGGCGGCGACGTGCCGGGCGCGCATGTGCTGCGCGTGATGGCGGATGCCGACTCCCGCGTGGACGAGTCGCGCGAGGACGACAATACGGCCGATTATCCGTTCACCGTGTTGAGCACGCATCTGCAGATCGCAAACGTCTCGCTGGTGCAGACCGCGGACGGACGGCCCGAGGCGGTGATGTTGAATCCCATTCTTAATCCCGGGGATGTGCGCGAGGTGCTGGTGGAGTTCGACACCACCGTCTCCTTTGTATCGCCGTTGCTGCAACGCCTGCCATACCAGCGCACGACCACACGTATCGACATGCCCGCCTCTTTGCCGCCCGGCGCGCGTGTGTACTGGCGTGCGCGCCTCGACGCGCCTGCGGCTGAATACGTGGGCCCGTACAGCTTCTGGAACACGACCGCGCGGCTGCCCTTTGTGCAGCGCGACTCGGCGGCGTTTGCGACGGTGCAGCGCGAAAACGCGCTGTTGACACGCGAGGGTATCACGCTTGCGCCGGGCGCGCGCGCCCTGCGCGTGATCGGCTCCGGATATAACGACGGCAACTACGGCACGGTGTCGCTGGACGGTCGGAACCTACTGCCGACAACCTTCGGACGCGGATACTACATCGTGATCCTCGACAGTGTCACGATTACACCAGATACGATCGCCATCTACGACACATACGAAAATCCCGGCGAGTGCCAGCGTGCCGCGGCCTTTCTGCAGTCGGTGCCCTTCGGCAAGATCATCGCCATAGCGACCATGGATGATCCCTTCTCGTATCACCCGTCGCTCCCCGCCGCGCTCAAGGGCATCGGCAGTCTACACGCCGACACACTGTTGAACTACGACTATTCGTACCGCGGAAACTACGCCATCATCGGGCGGCGCGGGGCCGCGAGCGGCACGGTGCAGGAGGGCTTCAACTCCAAATTTCAGGGCCGCGTGCTGCTCGACACAAGTTATGTGGTCGATTCCGATACCGCTCTCGTGGTGTCTCCGTTTTTTGGGCCGGCGCGCCGGTGGACGACCGCGTATCTTGAACGCACACCGACGGCGGCAACCGGCATAGCCGTGATGGTGGAAGGGCAGCGCCGCGACGGCACGATCGAGACGGTGCTTGCCCGCGCAAATCCCGACACGCTCGATCTTTCCGCAATCGACGCGGCGCGTTATCCGCGCCTGCGCCTTGCCGCGTCGTTGATTCCCCGTCCCGGCTCAACACCTCCTGTGCTTAAAGGCTGGAGCGCAGGATATGTGTTCCTTCCTGAACTGGCGCTGAACTATCAGTCCGTGTCCATCAGCCCAGATTCCGTGGCGCAGGGTGATCCCGCGCACCTGGCGGTGTCGGTGACAAACGCGGGCGAGAGTGATGCGGCCGGCTTTGTGGTGCACGTCGAGACGACCGGACCAGACAATATCCGCCGACCGATCGCCGCGATGCCCGTCGTGTCGTTGCGATCCGGCGCATGGTTCGACACAACTCTCACACTCGCGACAGCCGGATTTTCGGGCCCGCAGAACGTGGCGGTGTATGTGGACCGTGACGGCGCCGTGAGCGAACAATATGAGACGAACAACTCCTTTATTACGCGACTGAAAGTGCAGCGAGACACGGTGCCTCCGATGTTGACGGTGCTGTTCGACGGCCAGGATCCGCCGGAAGGCGACTACATCCGTCCAACACCCGCGGTGCTTCTGCGCCTCGCCGATGCGAGTCCGCTGCGTGTCACGAGTCCCGCCGCCTTCACCATCACGCTCGACGATTCGGCTGTTTCGACGGCCGGCCTGCCGTTTACGCCGATGAGCGCGACGGGTCCTGCCGAGCTGCAGTACACGCCGCAACTCGCGACAGGGGAGCATGTGTTCCGATTTAATGCGCGCGACGAATCCGGCAATCCCGCAACACCCGACGATGTTGTGGTGCGGGTGCTCGTCGACACCGACGGCAAGGTGCTGTCGCTTGTGAACTATCCGAATCCCTTTGCCGACAACACGGCGTTTGTGTTCACACTCACGGGTGAAGCGCCGCCGGAAGCGATCGAGGTCAAGCTCTACACCGTGGCGGGTCGTCTGATTCGTACTATTATCGCCGACCCCGGCGCGCTGCGCCTCGGACAGAATGTGCTCCCCTGGGACGGACGCGACGAGGATGGGGACGTGATTGCCAACGGCGTCTACTTCTACAAGTTCATTACACGCAGCAATGCCGCGACGCGCGAGATACTCGGGCGTTTGGCTAAACTCCGCTGA